One Passer domesticus isolate bPasDom1 unplaced genomic scaffold, bPasDom1.hap1 HAP1_SCAFFOLD_37, whole genome shotgun sequence genomic window carries:
- the LOC135292587 gene encoding class I histocompatibility antigen, F10 alpha chain-like gives MEWLQKYVRYGREELQCKEPPDVRVSRKVEHGILTLSCHAYRFYPSTIGTSWMKGMKSRIVPHLGRIEALLEEQEQPLRRAEHPGMPEPGICSWAEAGNMECGNWEFGTVEQWDGGSPPLLTMPCFPELESSRNLTLVVAVSVSAAISIVILIGFGVWKLQSGSP, from the exons ATGGAGTGGCTCCAGAAATATGTCAGATATGGgcgggaggagctgcagtgtaAAG agccccctgATGTCCGTGTGTCCCGAAAAGTGGAACACGGGATCCTGACACTGTCCTGCCATGCATACAGATTCTACCCCAGCACCATTGGGACCAGCTGGATGAAGGGGATGAAATCCCGGATCGTTCCACACCTGGGCAGGATCGAAgcgctgctggaggagcaggagcagcccctgcgcCGGGCGGAGCATCCCGGAATGCCAGAGCCTgggatctgctcctgggctgaggctGGGAACATGGAAtgtgggaactgggaatttgggactgtggagcagtgggatgggggttcccctcccctcctcaccaTGCCGTgcttcccagagctggaatccagCAGGAATCTCACCCTGGTGGTCGCTgtgtctgtcagtgctgccatcagcatTGTTATCCTCATTGGATTTGGTGTCTGGAAGCTCCAATCTGGTTCTCCCTAA